From a region of the Maridesulfovibrio ferrireducens genome:
- a CDS encoding response regulator produces the protein MNTEVIRVLLVDDETGFTEVLQKRLGKRGLDILTAVGGTVAIQILRKNDFDVAILDLKMEDMDGIEVLKIFKKMDPDMPVIMLTGHGSEKAAKEGVSYGAFDYLLKPCDLEELLEKIHQAVNR, from the coding sequence ATGAATACTGAAGTGATCCGGGTTCTGCTTGTAGATGATGAAACGGGGTTTACCGAGGTTTTACAAAAACGTCTTGGGAAACGCGGTTTGGATATTCTTACTGCAGTCGGTGGCACCGTCGCAATTCAGATTCTAAGGAAGAATGATTTTGATGTCGCGATTCTGGATCTCAAGATGGAAGACATGGATGGCATTGAGGTGCTTAAGATATTCAAAAAGATGGACCCGGACATGCCTGTAATTATGCTTACAGGGCACGGTTCGGAGAAAGCAGCAAAAGAGGGCGTGTCATACGGTGCTTTTGATTATCTTTTAAAACCTTGTGATCTTGAAGAGTTGCTCGAAAAAATTCATCAGGCTGTTAATCGTTAA
- a CDS encoding response regulator, with protein MCSINVLLVDDEGDFLRTLGKRLSKRGNTVELAASGEEALNKLETFEADVVLLDVKMPGMDGLTLLSLIKQRWPLIEAIMLTGHASVEVAIRGMELGAFDYMMKPVKFERLYYKLEDAFRRKMHQEERIMAMVKNG; from the coding sequence ATGTGCTCCATCAATGTGCTTCTTGTAGATGATGAGGGAGATTTCCTTCGCACACTGGGCAAAAGGTTGAGTAAGCGGGGAAATACCGTGGAACTTGCCGCATCGGGAGAAGAGGCTCTGAACAAGCTTGAAACTTTTGAAGCGGATGTTGTTTTACTCGATGTTAAAATGCCCGGGATGGACGGTCTGACACTTCTTAGTTTGATCAAGCAACGCTGGCCGCTCATTGAAGCCATCATGCTTACAGGGCACGCCAGTGTCGAGGTCGCCATTCGAGGTATGGAACTCGGTGCATTCGATTATATGATGAAGCCGGTGAAATTTGAGAGGCTCTACTACAAATTGGAGGACGCCTTCAGACGCAAAATGCATCAGGAGGAGAGAATAATGGCAATGGTCAAAAATGGGTAA